GTTGTGCGCTTTGCGGTTTTACGTTAGCATCAGATAATTTCCAAGTATCAGTAGGAGATTGTGTGGTGTTGCTAGATAAAAGATGAATATATTGTCTGGTTACATCGTAACCCGCTTTGATAGAGAAATCTTCTGTAAAGTAATAACGTGCTGCTATTCTTGGCTCAAAACCTCCATAAGTTGTTACAACTTCATTATTGTTGTAGTGTTTGGTATCGATAATGGTAGCATCACTTAGAGGTTTGCCGCTTTCGTAAATATTAACATCAGCAGCTCCTAATGATGCATATAATGAATACCTTAAACCAAGATCAATTAATAATTTGTCGCTTACTTTATAGTTGTCAGATAAATAAATTGCCGATTCTAATCCTTTTTCCTTAGCAATGTCAGTTGGAACTAAAGTTGCATTTGGATTTGTCGGATGCTGGTAACCAGGTGAAATATTATACAATTTGCTTGCTACACCATAAGAGAAATTATGTTTTTCATTCAACTTATAGTTCATTTTTAATTGCAATTGAGTTTCGCTTATTTTATATCCAAAATCAAAAGAATTAATATTATCAGAATGATAATCTATGTTGAATTTGTATTCGCTATTAGATAAAATAAGAGCTCCTTTGTTTTTGTCATTAAAAGTATGATCCCATTTTGCAGAGAATAATCTGTTGCTGTATTTGTATAATGAATCTGAACTCAATCTAAAACGGTCATTGCTGTAATATGCCATTGCTTCAATTGCATTCTTACTGTTGATGTTATTTTGATATTTTAAGATTCCGTCATAAAATCCAGCTTCGCTATTTTTAAGTCTTTCGTCATCCAATTGTTTTAAAATCCAATCAGAATATGTTGCACGACCACCAACAATTATGCTTGATTTATTTTTTTCAAGAGGTACGCTTAATGTAAGGTTCGAAGTGATTGGACCTATAGCACCTTCTCCAGAAATTTTTTCTTTGTTTCCATTTTTTGTTGCAATATCAAATACAGATGATAGTCTTCCTCCAAAATCTGCAGGAATACTTCCTTTGTAGATGTCTGCTTTTTTCGTTGTGTAAGGGTTAACTGCAGAGAAAAAGCCTAAAAAATGTTGAGGATTATATACAACTGCATTATCTAAAAGAATTAGGTTCTGATCTTCTTTTCCTCCACGCACGTTAAATCCTGCAGATCCTTCACCAGTAGTTTTTATACCTGGGAAAGTAGTGGCAACTTTAAAAATATCTCTTTCTCCAAGAATAAGAGGAACATTTTTTATGTTTTCAATGTCAATAGAAACCAAACCGGATACAACTGTTTCTGTTGCTCTTTGTCCTTTCTTTTTAATGACTACCTCGTCCAATTGATTAGATTTTTCGTTAAGTTCTATATCAAATTGGCCATCATCATAAACCACTAGTGTTTTTGTAACCTCTTTATGGCTAAGCGATTTTATTTCTACTATATTTATTCCGCGTGGTAACTGTAAAGTATAATTTCCATCAAGATCACTTGATGTGCTTATATTTTTGTTTTTTACCTTAATATAAATATTTGCTTCTGGTTTTCCGTTTTCTTCATTTTTAACAGTTCCAGTAACTGTAAAAGTTTTCTTTGTCGTATCCTTATTTTCTTTACCTATAAAGACAATAGAACTTTTTTTGCTTACACTATAGCTGCTGGTTGAGTCATATTGCTGATAAAAAACAGGATTATCATTTTGATCATTTCCTTGGCTGTTTGTCTGAAGTGGTTCATCAGGAAAATAATTAGATGGTAAAGTGCTGTATATTGTGCTATTAAGCGTCAAGATTACTTTGTTCTTGATGACAACATAATTTAAGTCTGTTTTATTTAAAACAGCAGACATAAATTCATCAATACTAACATTGTTAAAAGTGCCAGAAATAAGTGTTTTGTTAGAATTTAACCAAGCTGAATCAAAATAAAATTTATAGGATGTAGATGATTCAATACGTTTTATAGTGTTTTCTAAAGTTTCATCTTTTAAAGTAATCGATAACTTCTCATTAGAATTTTGTGCAAAAGACAATTGAAAGGAGAAGACGATAAGTAAGGAGAGTAAAATTTTTTTCATTTGTTTTATTTGCTTGATATTGAAAGAGAGTTAAAAGTGTATTTCATCAAATTTTTCATGAATTGATCTAAATCGGATTTTCTTAGTTCTCTGTTCAATAAATAAAACCCATTGATTTGTTTTTTCTGTTCTGGGAATAATTTAACAAGGTCGCCTTTGCTTTTTATTAAATAAATTTTGCCTTTTAAATCGATAAAATAGGAATTGTTTTCTTTGAATACATAATAGATGCTGTTGTCGGAAATTGTTTTTTGCATGTCTTTGTGATGTTTGATATACAAAACTAATTCAGGTGCAACTTTGCTTTCTTCGTAGTATCCTGTAGTAAATTCAGGAATGTCTTCGCTTGTTCTTTCTCTTTTGATAAAGTTTTTATCTTGGATCGAAAACGAACTAACTTTATTCTGAATTAAACTTATACCGATATTTTCTGAACCTCCAGCCGGATTTAAAACCAATATGTCGCGATATATGTCATATTTAAGTTTAACATCATAATAAGCTTGGTTTTCATAGACAGCTTTTCCTATTTCGTATTTATCTACTAAATACAAATGAATGTCATTTCTTAAGGTTCTGTAAGGATTTGTGTGTGGTGTCCCATTATTAATATCCAGATTGTCTCTGCCAACTGTAGTGTCAAACCAATTGTAAGTTTTAACATCATTGCTAGTTTGACTCTGAATAGGATGAATGTTCAACAATAATTCAAATAAAATGAGAAAAACGATTTTTTTTTGGTAATTTTTCAAAGGATTTAATGGTTTATTAGTTGTTTTTGGAAGATTTCAAAAGTATAAAAAAAAGGTTACAAATAAAACGCTAATTTGTTAAATTGTTATAAAATGGTGCTACAGGCTAGTGAAAGGCATTGTGTGACTATTAAATTTTAGAATTTTTATTAGAAATATTCGAAAAATTATGTTGAATTGGCGTGTTTTCTCATTTTGTGAAGAATAAGCCTGATTTGTAGAAGTATAGCAAAAACGATCTGAAATGTACAAAAACTGAAAAACCCCAATTCGATTAAGAATTGGGGTTTTCTATGAATAAACCTTTAGTAAACTAAGATCTGATTACTCTTTTTTATCCTCACGTGGAGGTCTTGGAACAAGTGCTTTTTTAGACACTTTTTCTTTTTTAGTTTTAGGGTCAACTCCTAAGTATTTCACTTGGAAAACATCTCCCATTTTAACTACGTCAGCAACATTTTCTGTACGCTCCCAAGCCAATTCAGAAACGTGAAGTAAAACTTCGTTTCCTGGTGCAGCAGTATATTCTACAACAGCTCCAAAATCAAGCATTTTAATTACTTTTACTTCGTAAGCTTCTCCCATTTGCGGTTTGAAAGTGATAGAAGCAATTTTTGCCAATACCGTTTCAATTCCAGCAGGATCTGTACCTAAAATTTCGATAACACCTTGCTCATCAACTTCGTTGATCACAATAGTTGTTCCAGTAGCTTTCTGTAATTCTTGAATTACTTTTCCACCAGGTCCAATTAATGCTCCAATAAAGTTTCCAGGAATAGTTCTGGTAATGATTTTTGGTGCATGAGCTTTTACGTCAGCTCTTGGTGCAGCGATAGTTTCAGTTAATTTTCCTAAAATGTGTAAACGTCCATCACGAGCCTGAGCTAAAGCTTGCTCCATAATGTCATAACGTAAACCATCAATTTTAATGTCCATTTGGCAAGCTGTAATACCGTCAGCAGTTCCAGTTACTTTAAAGTCCATATCTCCTAAGTGATCTTCGTCTCCTAAGATATCAGACAATACTGCAAATTTCTCACCATCAGTAATTAATCCCATAGCAATTCCAGAAACTGGTTTTACCATTTGAACTCCAGCGTCCATTAAAGCCATTGTTCCAGCACAAACTGTTGCCATAGAAGAAGAACCATTAGATTCTAAAACCTCAGAAACAACACGAATTGTATAAGGACAATCAGCAGGAATCATGTTTTTTAAAGCTCTTTGAGCCAAGTTACCGTGACCAACTTCTCTTCTTGAAGTTCCTCTTAGTGGTTTTGCTTCACCAGTTGAGAAAGGAGGGAAGTTATAGTGTAAGTAGAATTTCTCTTCACCTTGCTCTGATGGAGAATCGATTTGGTTTGCTTCTCTAGAAGTTCCTAAAGTTACAGTTGCCAAAGCTTGAGTTTCTCCACGTGTAAATAAAGACGAACCGTGAACTCTTGGTAAATAATCAGTTTCACACCAGATTGGTCTGATTTCTGTCGTTTTTCTACCATCTAAACGTACGCCTAATTCTAATACTACATTACGAACGGCTTCTTTGTTTGTTTTGTAGAAATATTTAGAAACTAAATCACCGTCAGCAGCTAATTCTTCTTCAGTAAATAAAGCTTTAACTTCTTCTTTTACTTCAGCAAATGCAGCACCTCTTTCGTGTTTAGCAGAACCAACTTTTGCAATATTATAGATTTTATCGTATGCAGCTTCTTTTACTTTTTTGTAAATTTCTTCGTTTTCTTTCTCACCTTCGTAAGTACGAATTTCTTTTTTACCAAAAGCAGCTTGTAAACGATATTGTGCTTCGATTTGAACTTTGATCGCTTCGTGAGCAAATTTAATTGCTTCGATCATTTCAGCTTCTGAAATTTCTTTCATCTCACCTTCAACCATCGCAACAGAATCCATAGAAGCTCCAATCATCATATCGATATCAGATTTTTCTAATTCAGCTCTGCTTGGGTTAATAACTAATTTTTCGTCAATACGTGCAACACGTACTTCAGAAATTAAGTTATAAAAAGGAATGTCTGATACAGCTAATGCTGCAGATGCAGCTAAACCAGCTAAAGCGTCTGGCATAACTTCTTCGTCATGAGACATTAATTGAATCATAACTTGTGTTTCAGCGTGGTAGTCGTCTGGGAAAAGCGGACGTAAAACACGGTCAACTAATCTCATTGTTAATACTTCGCTGTCGCTTGGACGTGCTTCTCTCTTGAAGAAACCTCCAGGGAAACGACCAGCTGCTGCAAATTTTTCGCGATAATCTACCGTTAATGGTAAAAAGTCAACGCCTGGGTTTGATGTGCGAGCTGAAACTGCTGTTGCAAGAATCATCGTGTCGCCCATTCTTACTACTACAGAACCGTCTGCTTGTTTAGCTAAACGCCCTGTCTCGATTGTGATGCTTCTGCCATCACCTAAATCGATTTTTTCTACAAATAATTGTGGAATCATAAATTTTTTCCTTTTGATTATACAATGGGTTTTAGTTGTGTTGTAGTTGTTGTTGTGTGTAGTTGTTGTTATCTAAAACCCAATGAAAAACCAAACTTTTTTTCTTGTAATATGCTTATTATAAATAGCTATAATGTAAAAACAAAAAGAGGCACTTTCGCACCTCTTTTCTATATTGATTATTTTCTGATATTCAATACTTTGATAATCTCACGATATCTGTTGATATCTTTCTTTTTCAAGTAGTCCAACAAAGCTCTTCTTTTACCTACTAATAGTACAAGAGAACGCTCAGTGTTGTAATCGTGACGATTTTTTTTCAAGTGTTCAGTTAAGTGAGAGATTCTGTAAGTGAACAACGCGATTTGACCTTCAGCTTTACCAGTGTTTTTTGCATCACCGTGTTGTGCGAAGATTTCTTCTTTCTTTTCTTTAGTTAAATACATTCCAATATTGTTTTAATGATTTTTATGTATGTCATACAACTTTTGTAAGACGCGTGCAAAATTAGATTAAAAAAACAGAAAAATCAAAAAAAAATAAAAGAATCTAAAAATAAGGGCTAAGAAATTTGTTTTTAGTGATTTGCAATCGTTTTTTTACTTTAATTTCGGAGCTTTTTTGCCAGATTGCTTTTCGCTTAAAGAAGAATAAGAAAATTTGACATTGTTTGTATCAGTGCTCACGCCTGAAATTAAAACTCCACGATCGTAATTGTCTACAAATGTGATTTTTCGAGCTGCATCATTTCCTTCCCAAACACCTTGTTTCAATCCATCTTTAAGGGTTCCTTTTTGAGTTACAGATAAGTCTGTTTCCTCATAATCTCCATTTCCGTCAACTACGGTCTGGCTTTTGTTTTCATCCCAGCAGTTAAGAACTAAAGTTTGTGTTTTTTTTGTTTTCGGATCCCAGATATTCTGTTTCTCCGATTTTTTACTTTGATTTTCGTACCAATTGATTTCTTTTCCGTTTTTGTGATCCTCAGAATAATTGACAACTGTTTCTTTTGCTCCGTTTTTATAATAGTAAATAAATTCGCCGTCTTTTTTTAAGACATCGCGATCCAGAGTAGAGCCAGTCATTTTCTTTCTTCCATTCTTATAAAAATCAGTTACAACATACCGAACACTTTTTTGCGAATAATTGGTAATTACTCTTGTGTAGGCATAGTTTTCCAGTGTGCATTCACGATTTAAGGAGTCTAAAAAGATTTTTTTAGAAACCATATTAATTTGTGCAGACAGATGAGCTGAAATTATTATAAGCAAAAAGAGAAGGAAGTTTCTTTTCATTCTGTGCTATTTTTTATCTTAAAAATAGTTCTTCTAGAATAATTTAGCAACTTCTTGATTTACAAATTCTAAAAATCTTTCGTCAGCTTCTGTAAAAGGATCGATAACATGGCTGTCAATGTCGATTTGACCAATATTCACTCCGTTAACAAAAAGCGGAACTACGATTTCTGATTTTACGGTTAAACTGCAGGCGATGTAATTGTCTTGTGCTTTAACATCTGGCACAACAAAATTGGCATTACTTTCAGCAACTTGGCCACAAATTCCTTTTCCAAAAGGAATAACAGTATGGTCTGTTTCTGCACCAACATAAGGTCCTAAATGTAAAGTTTTAGCCTCGTGATTGGCAAAATAAAATCCTACCCAGTTATAATACTCCACGTTTTCGTTTAAAAGTTGGCATACTGCTAATAATTTTCCGTCTCTATCTGTTTCATTGCCAGTAATAATTGCACTTATTTTTGGTTGTAATTCTTGAAATGTCATAATGTAAAAATTTATACAAAAGTATTTAAAGCTGAACTCAAAAAATACATAAATTTGAAAAAAAAAATCTCTTGAAAAAATATTTAGTCCAGTTTAAGCCATTCTTAATTTTTGTAAGCGTCTTTTTCCTGACCTATATTGTTCTTACAGTGCTGTATAAGTTTTATTTGAATTCCTATCAAAACGAGGAACTTGATGCTGCAACAATGATAGCCGGACAAAATGCAGAACAATTGCTAAAGCTTTTTAATTATGATATCATAATTCAGAAAAGCTCACAAAATCCCTGGCAGGAAATTATTTTAAATGGCAAATTCATAGCGCGTATAACAGAGGGATGTAATGCTGTTAGCGTAATGATACTTTTTGTTTCGTTTGTAACTGCTTTTTCGAGAGGTTTAAAGAAAACAGTATTGTTTATACTTTTTGGACTTATATCTATAT
The Flavobacterium humidisoli DNA segment above includes these coding regions:
- a CDS encoding TonB-dependent receptor, with translation MKKILLSLLIVFSFQLSFAQNSNEKLSITLKDETLENTIKRIESSTSYKFYFDSAWLNSNKTLISGTFNNVSIDEFMSAVLNKTDLNYVVIKNKVILTLNSTIYSTLPSNYFPDEPLQTNSQGNDQNDNPVFYQQYDSTSSYSVSKKSSIVFIGKENKDTTKKTFTVTGTVKNEENGKPEANIYIKVKNKNISTSSDLDGNYTLQLPRGINIVEIKSLSHKEVTKTLVVYDDGQFDIELNEKSNQLDEVVIKKKGQRATETVVSGLVSIDIENIKNVPLILGERDIFKVATTFPGIKTTGEGSAGFNVRGGKEDQNLILLDNAVVYNPQHFLGFFSAVNPYTTKKADIYKGSIPADFGGRLSSVFDIATKNGNKEKISGEGAIGPITSNLTLSVPLEKNKSSIIVGGRATYSDWILKQLDDERLKNSEAGFYDGILKYQNNINSKNAIEAMAYYSNDRFRLSSDSLYKYSNRLFSAKWDHTFNDKNKGALILSNSEYKFNIDYHSDNINSFDFGYKISETQLQLKMNYKLNEKHNFSYGVASKLYNISPGYQHPTNPNATLVPTDIAKEKGLESAIYLSDNYKVSDKLLIDLGLRYSLYASLGAADVNIYESGKPLSDATIIDTKHYNNNEVVTTYGGFEPRIAARYYFTEDFSIKAGYDVTRQYIHLLSSNTTQSPTDTWKLSDANVKPQSAQQASLGLFKNFGDDEYEVSLEGYYKKSKNILDYKVGAQLLLNENVETELLQGEGKAYGVEFLIKKQVGKLNGWLGYSYSRSLIKLDGEFNEEIVNNGKFFASNFDKPHDLSAVLNYKFTKRYSLSTNFIYQTGRPITYPIGTYNLGGAQYTLYSDRNEFRIPDYIRLDIGINIEGNHKIKKLAHSFWNISVYNVLGRNNPYSIFFVTDPNGKLKGYKTSIFSIPVPSITYNFKF
- a CDS encoding polyribonucleotide nucleotidyltransferase, with protein sequence MIPQLFVEKIDLGDGRSITIETGRLAKQADGSVVVRMGDTMILATAVSARTSNPGVDFLPLTVDYREKFAAAGRFPGGFFKREARPSDSEVLTMRLVDRVLRPLFPDDYHAETQVMIQLMSHDEEVMPDALAGLAASAALAVSDIPFYNLISEVRVARIDEKLVINPSRAELEKSDIDMMIGASMDSVAMVEGEMKEISEAEMIEAIKFAHEAIKVQIEAQYRLQAAFGKKEIRTYEGEKENEEIYKKVKEAAYDKIYNIAKVGSAKHERGAAFAEVKEEVKALFTEEELAADGDLVSKYFYKTNKEAVRNVVLELGVRLDGRKTTEIRPIWCETDYLPRVHGSSLFTRGETQALATVTLGTSREANQIDSPSEQGEEKFYLHYNFPPFSTGEAKPLRGTSRREVGHGNLAQRALKNMIPADCPYTIRVVSEVLESNGSSSMATVCAGTMALMDAGVQMVKPVSGIAMGLITDGEKFAVLSDILGDEDHLGDMDFKVTGTADGITACQMDIKIDGLRYDIMEQALAQARDGRLHILGKLTETIAAPRADVKAHAPKIITRTIPGNFIGALIGPGGKVIQELQKATGTTIVINEVDEQGVIEILGTDPAGIETVLAKIASITFKPQMGEAYEVKVIKMLDFGAVVEYTAAPGNEVLLHVSELAWERTENVADVVKMGDVFQVKYLGVDPKTKKEKVSKKALVPRPPREDKKE
- the rpsO gene encoding 30S ribosomal protein S15, with amino-acid sequence MYLTKEKKEEIFAQHGDAKNTGKAEGQIALFTYRISHLTEHLKKNRHDYNTERSLVLLVGKRRALLDYLKKKDINRYREIIKVLNIRK
- a CDS encoding GAF domain-containing protein, with the translated sequence MTFQELQPKISAIITGNETDRDGKLLAVCQLLNENVEYYNWVGFYFANHEAKTLHLGPYVGAETDHTVIPFGKGICGQVAESNANFVVPDVKAQDNYIACSLTVKSEIVVPLFVNGVNIGQIDIDSHVIDPFTEADERFLEFVNQEVAKLF
- the xrtF gene encoding exosortase family protein XrtF is translated as MKKYLVQFKPFLIFVSVFFLTYIVLTVLYKFYLNSYQNEELDAATMIAGQNAEQLLKLFNYDIIIQKSSQNPWQEIILNGKFIARITEGCNAVSVMILFVSFVTAFSRGLKKTVLFILFGLISIYILNVIRIAILIILVYSFPHYTRFLHGTFFPLVIYGYVFILWVLWINRFSKYAK